From the Lemur catta isolate mLemCat1 chromosome 1, mLemCat1.pri, whole genome shotgun sequence genome, the window ctctatggatttgcctattctggaatgTTCATATAGGATTTAATCCACTGTATGTGGCcttttgtctggcttcttgcactcagcatgttttcaagtttcatccgtGCTGCAGCATGTATCGTTGCGTCACTCCTTTTCActgcttaataatattccattgtatggctataccacattttgtttatccattcattagttgatggacattcgtgtttccactttttggctgatAGGAATATTTGTGCACAGGTTTTTGTGAGGACCTGggttcatttcttttgggtatatacctagaagtgaaataaCTGGGTCACGTGGTAACTCtgcttaacattttgaggaactgccaaactgttttataAGGTGACAATATCATTTTACAACCCCACCAGCAaagtatgagagttctagtttctctacattctcaccaacacttgttgttgACTATCTTTTTAGCGTTAGCCATCCTGGTGGGTGTGAAGTAGCATCTCATTGTGACTTAGATTTGTAGACTACTTCCCTaattactaatgatgttgaacatctttctatgagcttattggtcatttatatcttctttggagaaatgtctattaaaattctttgcccatttttaaattgggttactgttgttctcatcttttctttcattttttttttggagacagagtatcgctcttttgccctggctagagtgccgtggcatcagcctagctcacagcaacctcaaactcctgggcttaagcaatcctcctgcctcagcctcctgagtaggtgggactacaggcatgtgccaccatgcctggctaattttttctatatatttttcgttgtccagataatttctttctattttttagtagagatggggtctcacttttggtcaggctggtctcgaactcctgatctcgagtgatcctcccgcctcagtctcccagagtgctaggattacaggcatgagtcactgcgccgggccatcttttctttctttattttttgactgacacagggtctcactctgttgtcctggctagagtgcagtgatgtcatcatagcttactgcaacctcaaactcctaggctcaagtgaacctcctgcgtcagcctcccgagtagctgggactacaggtgcatgtcactacgcctggctaatttttctattttttggagagatggggtctcgccatgttgcttAGCCTGGGCTAAAAGGAGTCAGCTATGAGACCCCAGGCTGAAAAGTAACTGTTTTAATCTATTCTAGGTTATACTTGTCCTCTCCATTGAAAAGGTTAAAGCCATTAGATTTCATGTATGGTAAGCTGAAAGATAGTAAGATTTATAATGTAtgaaaataggccgggcgcggtggctcatgcctgtaatcctagcactctgggaggccgaggcgggtggatcgctcgaggtcaggagttcaagaccagcctcagcaagagcgagacccagtctctactaaaaatagaaataaattatctggccaactaaaaaatatatatagaaaaaattagccaggcatggtggtgcatgcctgtagtcccagctactggggaggctgaggcagtaggatcgcttaagcccaggagtttgaggttgctgtgagctaggcttacgccacggcactcactctagcccaggcaacaaagcgagactctgtctcaaataaaaaaaaaaaaaaaaaaaaagaaaatatataaaattatttaaaaaaatgttacccCTGGCACATATGAAAAATTGCATCATCTTACTAGTAATTagaaaaggcaaatttttaaaaggagatacTATTGGCAAATAATTTTAAGTCTGGTGATATGATGTGGTGAAAGACTGCTAGAAATTGTTTGAACTGTTGCAATCACCCCGGACAACAAATTGGCAGTATCTAGCCAAACTGTCAAGTACATATGCCACCCATCAATACAACTTCTAGGTATATTTTCTAGAGAACCCTTCCCCAGATGCCCAGGACAAGTGCAAggatgtttattacagcattttttgtaatagtaaaaactgtaaacaaataCCCattaataaatcaatgaataaatcaaATATGGCATATTCATATGAATGATGGAAACTAAAATCTTTAGGAGAAATgaactatacatatttataagtCATGATCTCAAAAATAAAGTTGAGGAAAAAGTAAACTGGAGAATATGATGTCAGTTATGTAAAGTTTATTGTTCACAAAACAACATAAATACTGTTTATTTACAcctatacacatgtatatgtagcATTCATATATTGACTGGAATGCTATCTGCCAACTTCATCTTATAATGTGAATCCTCTGGGAATGGGGGAGAGGAATGGAGATCAAAGGATACGAGATTATCTATAATAATTTccttatagtaaaaaaaaagacattaaggaAACAGTACTAACAAATAACTGCCAATTCAAGGTGGTGGACTCATGAGTATGACAAATTCCCAAAACCAAATTAGACCAAATGTCCATGCTGTGAAACTGAGTGTGTCTAGTGAGTAGCTGCACCTCTTATCATCCTGAGGGGAAATCAAGGTGATGCCTAAACTGCCCTGAAGTTCAGGAATACCCATTTGGTTGTTAAAGTACATGCAGAATATGGCATTGCACAAGGTGCTTCTGGAATGAAACAGTGTCACAGCttgttcccttccttcccccattaaatattgttttcacCAATTTTTTAATCCTAATGTTAGAAACATTTCCAAAAGGTCCAGTGCATTACATTTGtgtgtcatttattcatttatttattctatatgCATTTGTCTTGATTGACCAGGTCCAGGAGAGGtgtcaaggaaaacaaaaagaagaggaaaataaaattggtaaTCAGAAGCATCTCAGAGGATATTGGGGAAAATCACACAGGTAAATCcataattacaaaaagaaaaaaaaaacaaacctgagtTGGAGAGAACATATAGATGCATGGGGAGGTGATGAAGAAAACGGataaatctgaaagaaaatggAGATGAGTTTGAGGCAAGAGTATGGGCGAACCTGAGAACAGAGTTGGCTGAAGGTTAacagaggcagaggaaacagctcCTGCAGCAGGGGCAAGGGATCTCAAAATCCACGACTGGCTATCTGTGGTCTACTCTCCCTGCCgaatctgcttttctttttgaagCCCTCGCCGGAAGAAACAAACACAccaagccaaaacaaaacaaaacaaaaatgcagcTGCTCACTGTTCACAAATGAAGATGTTACCTGTCTAAGTGGTGACATGTGCTCATAGCGGGTCTTGGAGGATCCACCAGAACCCACAGCTGGTTGGTGAGGGACTGCGGGGGGCGGTTCATTTCCGGAACAGGCGTCTCCGGGCCTTGCACGGAGGGCGGGGAGAGCGCGCCGGGCGTGGGGACCTGGACTTGGGGAGGGAGGTAGAGGTTGGAGTGGTGAGCTAGGGAAGGGCTCCAGAAGGTGGAATTCAGGTCGAAGATGGGGCGTGGACAACGTCTCCCTGGACTAGGGTTGGGGACCAGAAGACTGGGCTCTGGGACCGGGCCCTGAGGGTCGGGGCTGGACACCCTGCTGGCGGAGGGCTGGAGCTCAGCGGCTGAGCCGGCGGGAGGGGCCATCCAGGGTGCCGGGAACTCGGGCTCCGCGTCCTCCTCGAAGGCCTCTTTTAGGGCGGCGAGCTCTGGGACAGAAGCGCGGAAGAATGCATGCTCGACGACGACGTCCTCTCCGGGAGCGCCCAGAAAAACTCCCGGTTCCAGGCCTCCACACGAGTCGCCCTGCCCTCCCGAGCCTTCGAGGAGGACCTCAGGGACCAGGATGAGCGTGTGCCCTTCGAGGGATACTTGCAGGACCGAGGTTGGCGCGGGCTCCAGCACCAGGTCGACGTCGTCCAGGGCCACTCGCAAGGCACAGCCCGCGGCCAGGACCACGACGGAGGTGAGCGCGTCCGCGCCCGGGGGCCCCGCCGAGTCTTCCAGGCTGGGGACCGCGCCGGGCTGGAGGCCCGCTGGCTCCTCCAGTCGGCGGCGCTTGGCAGGGCGGGGTCCTCCGGGCTGCGGTCCCCACAAGGGCGCGGGGCAGGCGCTGGGGCTGTGGGGCCGGCTGCCCATCACCTCGATGGCGCTGCGGGCGGCGCTCCTGGGGCCTGGCAGAGAACGTGGGCGGCGCGGCCCTGGACGCGGTGACAAGTGCCAATGACAGGTGAGGCGGGCTGGGGCGGATGGGGCGGAGGACCGCGCGGCGCAGGGCAAGTTCTTGGAGCTCAGGGGCGCCTCCCCGGAGGGCCGCAGTCCAGCTGCTGGGGAGTCGTTCCAGCCACTGGCGTCCGCCTTGTGTGGTGGCATCTGCAGCCCTACTCGCGCAGACCCGGATGCGCACCGGGTGGTTAATAACGTGAGATGTCAGATGACCTATGGGTGCCAAGAGGTCTCACTGTAAGCCCCGCCTGTAGGTTTGCTCCGCCCAGGACGTGGCCTTGAGGGAATTGGGTCGGTGCAGTGCAAGAGTGGGTGAGGTTCTCAGTAAGTGTACGTAGGGCAATACTTCCTGGATACCCTCTTGCGGCCCATGGcctttattgctattatttttggaaaacaaacaaaataaccaaaacaCAATTTCATgaaattcttgatttcttttataaGTAGCCTACgtttaatatttcttctaaaatatcCCAGGATGCTATGAAAAAAAGCGTTACCTCATACTCATTGCTCCTTCCCGATCCCACCGACATGGTTCTAGAAATTTCTGTCCTTTATGAGAGAAATTAGCAATGCAAATTTTAGTTTggtaaacaggtttttaaaagtaataaaatgaaagtgGCTGCAGGTTTTTGTTGGAGGCCAGGCTGTGATTTTAATAATGGTagcaaaaaaattatcttaatgttaattttgtatttaaacttGATATTTAATCTATATTATATTGAATGTTTAAAGAATTAGTTTATCCTCACAAGTGAAGCTCAGTGGAGAGAAGAAACTTTCACGAAATTAAATACCTGGTTTCGGTTGGATATGGGaattaaatacagtcatgtttAGCTTTATAACAGGAATCTTTGATTTTTTACCTATATGCTTATGGCAAAAAACTAGATGTGGAATTTCTGGGTCGTAGTGTGTGGCACCTTAACAATAATAGATAATGCTaaactgctttctctttcttgttatcattattattattatttttagagacagaatggtcttgctctgtcacccaggtgggGGCATAATAGTTCACAACAGCCTCATCATACTCtttaagtaatccttctgcctcagcctcccaaatagctaagACCTCAGACTGGCACCACCAtgccagaataattttttaaaaaactttttgacagagacaggctcttgctatgttgcccaggctggtttgaaactcctggcctcaagtgaccctcctctgtgggcctccaaaagtgctgggattacaggcatgagccaccccccCAGCCCAAACTACTTTCCTTAGTAGTTGCCCTAATTTATATTTGTGTGAGCAGTGGGTAAGTGTTCTCTTCTtgccacatccttgccaacacttagtaTGATTAGATTTCTAAGTATTTTCCAATCTGGtggtgtaaagtggtatctcatcatgtatttatgttgtatttttctgATTGCTCGCGAGGTTGATCATTCAACCTATTGTTGACTATTCACGTACCGGCTTTTGTGTAATATATGTTTAcgtcttttgaccattttttgttattgatttttggaACTTGTTTATTATTATGTGTGTTGAAATACTCTTTTCCCgttttgtgacttgcttttatTTACATTCTTTATAGCAtcatttggaaaacagaaattcttaattttaaaatagtttcaaattCATTAGCTTTGTTCTTTAtgctttgcaatttttatttatttaagaaacactCTCTTTTCCAAGATCGTTTCTATATCTTCCCAATATTCTAATCTTTACCTTTCGGAATTTAAGCTCTTTACCCAGAGGTAGTGGAATGTTTTGTAATCATGAGATAGCAATTCAATTTTAGTTTTTCCCCAAGTGCAAAACCAATTGTCCTGACACTTTATGTTGAATAGCTCATCTTTTCCCACTGAATTGCATCATTTCCTGAATTATAAGTCTTTTTGTGTATGAATGTCTTTGATCTTTCTATTTGGTTACATTGATTTAATTTTGTAAACAGAGGCAATCTTATGCAactaatatgtttaatatattacatttaatacATAATAATACCATATCAGGTAAATTattattaatctatttttatgtttttttggtCTACAAAATCTTTGttatgctcatttaaaaattttaaattcttaactgacaaataataatagtatatatttatggggtacaatgtggtgttttgatacctgtatacattgtggaatgagtaaatcaagctaattaacatacctatcatctcacatacttatttttttggggtgagaacatttaaaatctcttttagtaattttgaaatgtatgatacataattataattattaactataatcaccataCTGTGCAATACATCtcaaaaacttattcctcctgtgtaactgaaactctgtactcttCCACCAATATCCTCTCATTCCTCCTCCCCATACCCACCCCCGTAATCACcattatgctttctttttttttttttttgagacagagtctcactctgttgcccgggctagaatgagtgccatggcatcagcctagctcacagcaacctcaaactcctgagcttaagagatcctcctgcctcagcctcccgagtagctgggactacgggcatgtgccaccatgcccggctaattttttctatatatatatttttagctgtccatataatttctttctatttttagtagagacagggtctcgctcttgctcaggctggtctcgaactcctgagctcaaacgatccgcccgcctcggcctcccagagtgctaggattacaggcgtgagccaccgcgcccggccttcaccGTTATGCTTTCTACTTCTAAAATTTGACTTTTGAAAGTTCcgcatataagtgaaatcattattttttgctCATTGTTGAAAGATGGTTTCGTTATGTGAAAAATTCCAGGTCAAAACAGTTGTTTTCTATCAGTACTTTGCTTCTATTATTCtgctgtcttctggcttccattgttgCTGTTGAGAAACCCGTTGTCTAACTGCCTTTTTACTGTAGTTGTCATCTCTTTCTGCATGTAAAAACATTCTctttgaatttggtgtttgtaaGCTTACAATAATCTGtctaaatgtgtatttatttttatttatcagtcTTGAAAGTTGCTGTGCTTCCTTAATGGGGACACTATACTAATGTTCCAGAATTATATATGTTCTTGGAAATAtcccttttttcccctgtttAGCACCGAAAGGATAATTCAAAGGGTAACTTGAGGGTTTGGGGTCTGAGCACaaataataagaattattttctgAGATTGGAAAGACCTTGAGGGGAGAAGATTTAGGACAAAAATAAGACGAGTTCCATTTTGAGCATGTGCCATTTGAGGTGCCTGCAACATATCCAAGGGGAGGTGTTGACTAGGAAGTGAGGTTAGGACTCTGGATTGTGTGGGATAGAGGCTTGCCACCTCTATTTGCCATAGGATCATAAATACTAACATCATACCTTTTACCCTTGTTCTTGGTAAGAATCTGTCCATCCCTCATATCCCACATTTAAATCTTCAAATACTCAGTACCTGGCATTTTCTGTCTACTTCCTACCCTTCTCCACCTCCTacaacttttcattttgcattttggagCTCATAGTCAGTAATCACAAAACTCAAAAATCTTCAACttctttgatattctttttaactttctAGTATTATTGAAACCTTCTTCTTCTGTGTACCCTGCTTTCCCTGTAGGCTTCCCTGTGGAGGTTGTTTTCTCTCCCATAGCCCTAGTACTTCTAGGTGCTCTTCTCGCTCTTCATTGCTGTTTCCCAGccattttttcatctttcctgAGTTTCAGGTCACCAGACTGTAACCACCCACTCTTTCTTGGTGCAGTCCTCTACCCTCCTTCCAACTCCACAGCCCTTTCCCTCACTCTTTGAATGTTTTTCTACTCTTGTCTTTCTGTCACTCTCTCCCACATTGATTGTGTGTTAATTCctggtgatttcaaaatacaCAGAGGTAGTTCTTCCAAAACACTGGTATATCTCCATCTTGTATAGCTCCTGTGCAATTCAGACTCCTCACTTCCCAGTCAACACCTCTGCTTGGATATGTAGCAGGCACCGCAAATGGCACATGGTCAAAATGGAActcatcttattttttcctaaatcttcTCCCCTCAAGGTCTTTCCagtctcagaaaaacaattctTACTCGTGCTTAGGCTCCAAACCCTAAAGTTACCCTTTGAGTTACCTTTGACTCTCATCTTTCACTTCAAAAAAACCCATGTTTtctctatcttcaaaatatatcaaagaaatgCCACGATGTCATTCTTCCTGCTACTACTTTAGTCTAAGGCAGTATCATTTCTTGTGTGAATTATTGCACTCCATGAAGGTGGTGATTTTTAACTGTTTTGTTCTTCGTTGTAGTCCCAGAATTTGGAAAAGTGGTACCTaataagcactttttttttttttttgagacagagttttgctctgttgcccggggctagagtgccttggtgtcagcctagctcacaacaacctcaaactcctgtgctcaagtgatcctcctgcctcagcctcccgagtagctgggactacaggcatgcaccaccatgcccggctaattttttctatatgtttttagttgtccagctaatttctttctatttttttttagtagagacagggtcttgctcttgctcaggctggtctcgaactcctgagctcaaatgatcctcccgcctcggcctcccagagtgctaggattacagatattagccaccgggcccggcctaATAGGctcttaatacatatttgttaaatgaatgaatgatttaattCTATCATCACATCTGGATAATTCTTGTTCATTGTctctgtgaataatgctgctctgaGTGTTCTCCCTCTCCACCTCCGACCGTCATGTGGTAAAACTGCTCCTTCTCCACTAATGTCTCTTAGCCTGCTCTTCATAGTTAACATGTTTTTACCCTCTTTAGCTTTATGGGTGGTTTCTCCATttcaatatttctgtttttagttctaaTCTGTTGTTTAATCCATTCATTATATTTCTCACTTTAATGTTTACATACTTAATTCCTAGAAGTCTTCTTCAGTTCCCCTTTAAAACTTCCATATccttcaatgtttttttttattagttatacTTAGGTTGTCTTCTTTTATATcctcaaatttattaaaaatattttataactgatAATTTTCCTCAATCTTTATCATTTGAGGGACAGTatgctttttcttgttttggctatttctaatttattctcCCTtagagtgtttttttaaatgtgttctttGATTTAGAATAATGAGCTTAGAATCACTGCACGTTATCTGCAAGAAGATACTTAGCCCTGGGTATAAGGTGTATTCTTCTCAGAAAATTTGAAGAAAGActttgttttaccttttccaggTTCACCGTCTACCAGGGAACACCTTAAACTCTCAGCTTTCTCCCCTAAAGCAGACTGTGTTTGATTCTACCTGGAGCCAATGCTGGGACAGATACATTTTAGCCCCATctccttttgtattattttttcgcCCTCTTTTGCTTGTTAGCCTATCTACTGGAGGTATCACATTTTAGAAGCCTGTGATTTTGTTTTCAGGGCTGTGTGaccactgaattttattttctctttttcataacTGAGCCATTAAAACCAAAACTCTAGGTAACCATGGATTGTTAGGTACCCGCAAGACAAACTCTTGCTTTAGCACCCACTTTCCTCTCTGGATTCATGATTTGTCATCACTTTTTGGCTTTGGAAGatttctcttacatttttataAGCTATGCtgtgcctttaaaaatattaatattaaaataatttttctccatcactttccagattgttttgaggattttttgGGACTGTTTGGTTCACATATTGCTGAAAATGGGTGTCCGTCGTTTTCTCTAGTATAGATTATGAGCCTTTTGCAATAGAAGACAGTTTTGCAAACAGGGCCACCATCCCTCTTCAAAATGACCAGATAAT encodes:
- the LOC123641333 gene encoding LOW QUALITY PROTEIN: proline-rich protein 23B-like (The sequence of the model RefSeq protein was modified relative to this genomic sequence to represent the inferred CDS: inserted 2 bases in 2 codons), with the protein product MGSRPHSPSACPAPLWGPQPGGPRPAKRRRLEEPAGLQPGAVPSLEDSAGPPGADALTSVVVLAAGCALRVALDDVDLVLEPAPTSVLQVSLEGHTLILVPEVLLEGSGGQGDSCGGLEPGVFLGAPGEDVVVEHAFFRASVPELAALKEAFEEDAEPEFPAPWMAPPAGSAAELQPSASRVSSPDPQGPVPEPSLLVPNPSPGRRCPRPIFDXEFHLLEPFPSSPLQPLPPSPSPGPHARRALPXPPCKARRRLFRK